A single region of the Deltaproteobacteria bacterium genome encodes:
- a CDS encoding flagellar protein FlbT: MALKIDLKPNERLVVSGAVIRNGRKRAELIIENNTPILREKDIMRPEEATTYCGQIYLAVQMMYLDGDNLAQYHKTYWSLVRDLVREVPSTLPLVGEISGHLLKNEYYQAIRQAGKLMDYEQEVLNRVRSAT; the protein is encoded by the coding sequence ATGGCGCTGAAAATAGACCTGAAACCAAACGAAAGGCTCGTCGTCAGCGGGGCCGTCATCCGGAACGGGAGGAAGCGGGCGGAACTGATCATCGAAAACAACACGCCCATCCTAAGGGAGAAGGACATCATGCGCCCCGAAGAGGCGACCACCTACTGCGGCCAGATCTACCTGGCCGTCCAGATGATGTACCTCGACGGCGACAACCTGGCGCAATACCACAAGACGTACTGGTCCCTCGTCCGGGACCTCGTCAGGGAGGTGCCTTCCACCCTGCCCCTCGTCGGGGAGATCAGCGGGCATCTGCTGAAGAACGAATACTACCAGGCCATCAGGCAGGCCGGAAAACTCATGGATTATGAACAGGAGGTATTGAACCGTGTCCGCAGTGCAACTTGA
- the flaF gene encoding flagellar biosynthesis regulator FlaF, translating into MSAVQLEAYKTAQQSVMSGREIEAMALTKAALQLKKCRNDWDPHDRGGERAASLEKNQRIWSILQGELARDDHPLPRPIREDLLSLSLFVDKRTFDVMAYPAPEKLDILININLNIAAGLRNSPTE; encoded by the coding sequence GTGTCCGCAGTGCAACTTGAAGCGTACAAGACGGCCCAGCAATCGGTCATGAGCGGCCGTGAAATCGAGGCCATGGCCCTTACAAAGGCCGCCTTGCAGTTAAAAAAGTGCCGGAACGATTGGGACCCCCACGACCGGGGAGGGGAGCGGGCGGCGTCCCTGGAGAAGAACCAGCGCATCTGGAGCATTCTCCAGGGGGAACTGGCCCGGGACGACCACCCCCTGCCGAGGCCGATCCGGGAGGACCTCCTGTCCCTGAGCCTTTTCGTGGACAAGCGGACCTTCGACGTCATGGCCTACCCGGCCCCGGAAAAGCTGGATATCCTCATCAACATCAACCTGAACATCGCGGCGGGCCTCCGGAACAGCCCGACCGAGTGA